From Haloglomus litoreum, the proteins below share one genomic window:
- a CDS encoding nitrite/sulfite reductase, which translates to MPSKVEGWKDEIYGNEIRDHLFEFAEQGWDAIPDEEQDAWFERFKWWGLYHQRKGQESYFMMRIGTPNGVLEPGQLRVVGEITDEYARGPVDNPEFGGAYADWTTRQSIQLHWIKLEDIPAIFEKLESNGLSTIQACGDSWRNIVGCPVAGKDEHEHVDAWPVARQLHDEFKGNEAYSNMPRKWKVSVTGCDEGCGQGDINDLAFEPAVKELDGEEVTGFNVRVGGGLSRKEPRFARDIDVFCTPEDAPKVSAGISALFRDHGDREDRFNARIKFLMDEWGPEKFRQVLQDEYMDYELPTAGEDLRDQYTYNAGDGEHGDHVGVFDQPDGRNYVGLSVLTGRMGADDVLELADLADEYGSGEVRLTQRQNVIVTDVPDEKLEAFLDEPLLEDYSPDPHPFMRGSLACTGTEFCSLSITETKNRMVRYARWMRDNVDVPEGVEDFHVHLSGCTASCAQPQIADISLRGMKTRKDGEPVEAFDIGLGGGLGEDPHFADWVEMRVAADEVPGYIRNLLADYEERREEGQSFRDFIAAHSEEELQEMGEPEETSYEDPYMHNTKMTWYPYAEEDDMGSSPAPTDGKGQSLPADD; encoded by the coding sequence ATGCCGAGCAAGGTCGAAGGGTGGAAGGACGAGATCTACGGCAACGAGATCCGTGACCACCTCTTCGAGTTCGCCGAACAGGGCTGGGACGCCATCCCCGACGAGGAGCAGGACGCGTGGTTCGAGCGCTTCAAATGGTGGGGACTGTACCACCAGCGGAAGGGCCAGGAGAGCTACTTCATGATGCGCATCGGCACCCCGAACGGGGTGCTCGAGCCGGGGCAGCTCCGTGTGGTCGGCGAGATCACCGACGAGTACGCCCGCGGCCCCGTCGACAACCCGGAGTTCGGCGGCGCGTACGCCGACTGGACCACCCGCCAGAGCATCCAGCTCCACTGGATCAAGCTGGAGGACATCCCGGCCATCTTCGAGAAGCTCGAGTCGAACGGCCTCTCGACCATCCAGGCCTGTGGGGACTCCTGGCGGAACATCGTCGGCTGCCCCGTCGCCGGGAAGGACGAGCACGAGCACGTCGACGCCTGGCCCGTCGCGCGCCAGCTCCACGACGAGTTCAAGGGCAACGAGGCGTACTCGAACATGCCCCGGAAGTGGAAGGTCTCCGTCACGGGCTGTGACGAGGGCTGTGGCCAGGGCGACATCAACGACCTCGCGTTCGAGCCCGCGGTGAAGGAACTCGATGGCGAGGAGGTCACGGGCTTCAACGTCCGCGTCGGCGGCGGCCTCTCGCGCAAGGAGCCCCGCTTCGCCCGCGACATCGACGTGTTCTGCACGCCCGAGGACGCCCCGAAGGTCTCGGCCGGCATCTCCGCGCTGTTCCGCGACCACGGCGACCGCGAGGACCGCTTCAACGCCCGCATCAAGTTCCTCATGGACGAGTGGGGGCCGGAGAAGTTCCGTCAGGTCCTGCAGGACGAGTACATGGACTACGAGCTCCCGACGGCGGGCGAGGACCTGCGCGACCAGTACACCTACAACGCCGGCGACGGCGAGCATGGCGACCACGTCGGCGTCTTCGACCAGCCCGACGGGAGGAACTACGTCGGCCTCTCGGTCCTGACCGGCCGGATGGGCGCCGACGACGTGCTGGAACTGGCCGACCTGGCCGACGAGTACGGGAGCGGCGAGGTGCGTCTGACCCAGCGCCAGAACGTCATCGTCACGGACGTCCCCGACGAGAAGCTGGAGGCGTTCCTCGACGAGCCGCTGCTGGAGGACTACTCGCCCGACCCGCATCCGTTCATGCGCGGCTCGCTCGCCTGCACGGGCACGGAGTTCTGCTCGCTCTCCATCACCGAGACGAAGAACCGCATGGTCCGGTACGCGCGCTGGATGCGCGACAACGTCGACGTTCCGGAGGGCGTGGAGGACTTCCACGTCCACCTGTCGGGCTGCACCGCATCCTGTGCCCAGCCCCAGATCGCGGATATCTCCCTGCGTGGGATGAAGACACGCAAGGACGGCGAGCCGGTCGAGGCGTTCGACATCGGCCTCGGCGGCGGCCTCGGCGAGGACCCGCACTTCGCGGACTGGGTCGAGATGCGCGTCGCCGCCGACGAGGTGCCGGGCTACATCCGGAACCTGCTCGCCGACTACGAGGAGCGCCGTGAGGAGGGCCAGTCCTTCCGTGACTTCATCGCGGCCCACTCCGAGGAGGAGCTGCAGGAGATGGGTGAGCCCGAGGAGACCTCCTACGAGGACCCCTACATGCACAACACGAAGATGACCTGGTACCCCTACGCCGAGGAGGACGACATGGGGTCCAGCCCGGCGCCGACGGACGGCAAGGGTCAGTCGCTGCCCGCCGACGACTGA
- a CDS encoding DUF7119 family protein, with the protein MTGRGHDGQGPPADRESPVGQPVIRGEPEVAGDEAVGFDPSDPESLELAADVVRRFSQNTAGAEDNVFMLRGAAACAALVRGEGSYKAAAERAGGEATVAFIRKWARVHDLPRSVRRYVALGRIAPTAAKHIARVSGEARFLLAWATLDHDLTVREVRAAASRINEGMSVEAALAEVGVELGQLTVSLEPDIYRELRRRAALDDVEPSEVVEAALVEYFERL; encoded by the coding sequence ATGACAGGACGGGGACACGACGGGCAGGGACCGCCGGCCGACCGCGAGTCGCCGGTCGGTCAGCCCGTCATCCGTGGCGAACCCGAGGTCGCCGGTGACGAGGCGGTCGGGTTCGACCCCTCCGACCCCGAGAGTCTCGAACTCGCGGCGGACGTCGTCCGGCGGTTCTCGCAGAACACCGCCGGTGCCGAGGACAACGTCTTCATGCTCCGGGGGGCGGCCGCCTGTGCGGCGCTCGTCCGCGGCGAGGGCTCGTACAAGGCCGCCGCCGAGCGCGCCGGCGGCGAGGCCACGGTCGCCTTCATCCGCAAGTGGGCCCGCGTCCACGACCTGCCGCGCTCCGTCCGCCGGTACGTCGCGCTCGGGCGCATCGCCCCCACGGCCGCCAAACATATCGCCCGGGTCTCCGGCGAGGCCCGCTTCCTGCTCGCCTGGGCCACGCTCGACCACGACCTCACCGTCCGCGAGGTCCGGGCGGCGGCCTCGCGCATCAACGAGGGGATGAGCGTCGAGGCAGCGCTCGCCGAGGTCGGTGTCGAACTCGGGCAACTCACCGTGTCGCTCGAGCCCGACATCTACCGCGAACTCCGCCGCCGTGCCGCGCTGGACGATGTCGAACCCTCGGAGGTCGTCGAGGCCGCGCTGGTGGAGTACTTCGAGCGGCTGTAG
- a CDS encoding DUF6498-containing protein, producing MTRRPTGWTVGAGALAVLVGNLVPLAGVRYWGWSLAALLVVYWLESGVVGLLTVPRIGLAGVDRPLRPALAALRAGETPGHSDAGFFVLHYGIFWVVHGVFVVVLVAGAVEELPFDGLGVPSPSVVAVGALGLLGAHLGPFLAGYLADGGYRRTTPDREFLPPYARVVALHLTIVLGAVALAFVGTPLVLLVLLVVFKTVGELALLAWEERRRRPAVRAGGGTSGV from the coding sequence ATGACACGTCGCCCGACCGGCTGGACCGTCGGAGCCGGCGCGCTGGCGGTCCTGGTCGGCAACCTCGTTCCCCTCGCCGGCGTGCGCTACTGGGGCTGGAGCCTCGCCGCCCTGCTCGTCGTCTACTGGCTCGAATCCGGCGTGGTCGGCCTCCTGACGGTCCCCCGTATCGGCCTCGCCGGCGTCGACCGGCCGCTTCGACCGGCGCTGGCCGCGCTCCGGGCGGGCGAGACGCCCGGCCACTCGGACGCGGGGTTCTTCGTCCTCCACTACGGCATCTTCTGGGTCGTCCACGGCGTGTTCGTCGTCGTCCTCGTCGCGGGTGCCGTGGAGGAACTCCCGTTCGACGGCCTCGGGGTGCCGAGTCCGTCGGTCGTGGCCGTCGGTGCGCTCGGATTGCTCGGGGCCCACCTCGGCCCGTTCCTCGCCGGCTACCTCGCCGACGGCGGCTACCGCCGGACCACGCCCGACCGCGAGTTCCTCCCGCCGTACGCCCGCGTCGTCGCACTCCATCTCACCATCGTCCTCGGTGCGGTCGCGCTCGCGTTCGTCGGAACGCCGCTGGTGCTGCTGGTGCTGCTCGTCGTGTTCAAGACGGTCGGCGAGCTGGCCCTGCTGGCCTGGGAGGAGCGGCGGCGACGGCCGGCGGTGCGGGCGGGTGGTGGCACGAGCGGAGTCTGA